Proteins from a genomic interval of Quercus lobata isolate SW786 chromosome 11, ValleyOak3.0 Primary Assembly, whole genome shotgun sequence:
- the LOC115969008 gene encoding F-box/kelch-repeat protein At3g23880-like encodes MSQTREPPPPRRILRQNKNHLPHDIVLNILARLPVKSVLRFRCVSKNWYSSIATPNFISNHLIYHKNNNNDNLAYLIKIPPTIASPLNNNIPIFIGGYDHAFNRISEYPIPFAFLVSSALSAGSCNGLVCLYQFRDDPTNADPIYLWNPSIRKVKRLPDSIYSLTHFDRVSTEFAYQSETNDYKVVNIYQMPGPIHRRFEVEAEVYTLSSNSWRKIGISLTNNIVVSPFTNKASTFVSGALHWLGYISEAAFPYVILSFDVNNDKFGEIALPDVQQLLPQGLMADPTSLMVFKGKLAFITLGYRHISGVINYEYSDFVISHRNSCFIWVMREYGVHESWSKLFFVKFENINHVHFLGCTSRGELLVIKNGVYPKFNAKRRRKED; translated from the exons ATGTCTCAAACAAGGGAACCTCCTCCTCCTCGTCGGATCCTCCGACAAAACAAGAACCATCTCCCACACGACATCGTACTCAACATCTTGGCAAGGCTGCCTGTCAAATCAGTCCTAAGATTCAGGTGCGTCTCCAAAAACTGGTACTCCTCTATCGCCACTCCTAATTTCATCTCCAACCACCTTATTTatcacaaaaacaacaacaacgacaacTTAGCTTATCTCATAAAAATTCCTCCTACTATTGCTTCTCCTCTTAACAACAACATCCCAATCTTTATCGGTGGTTACGACCACGCATTTAATAGGATTTCCGAGTACCCAATTCCCTTTGCTTTTCTTGTATCTTCTGCCCTATCAGCTGGTTCATGCAATGGCCTGGTGTGTCTCTATCAATTTAGAGACGATCCCACTAATGCTGATCCTATATATTTGTGGAACCCCAGCATTAGAAAAGTTAAGAGGTTGCCTGATTCTATATATTCCTTAACACATTTTGATCGGGTTTCTACTGAATTTGCTTATCAGTCTGAGACCAATGACTACAAGGTTGTCAATATCTATCAAATGCCAGGTCCCATCCACCGTCGGTTTGAGGTTGAGGCTGAGGTTTACACATTAAGCTCTAACTCTTGGAGAAAGATTGGAATCTCATTGACAAACAATATTGTGGTCTCCCCTTTCACCAATAAAGCTTCCACATTTGTTAGTGGGGCTTTGCATTGGTTGGGATACATTTCTGAAGCCGCATTTCCTTACGtgattttgtcatttgatgTCAATAATGATAAATTTGGAGAGATAGCACTTCCTGATGTACAACAACTGCTACCACAAGGTCTAATGGCGGACCCAACTTCTCTGATGGTGTTCAAGGGGAAACTGGCCTTCATTACATTGGGTTACCGCCACATCAGTGGCGTCATCAACTATGAATACAGTGACTTTGTGATTTCTCATCGTAATTCATGCTTCATATGGGTGATGAGGGAGTATGGTGTGCACGAATCATGgagtaaacttttttttgtcaAGTTTGAAAATATTAACCATGTACATTTCTTGGGTTGCACCAGTCGCGGTGAACTGCTAGTTATAAAGAATGGAGTTTATCCCAAATTCAACGCCAAACGGAGACGCAAG GAAGATTGA